One genomic region from Colletes latitarsis isolate SP2378_abdomen chromosome 10, iyColLati1, whole genome shotgun sequence encodes:
- the LOC143347186 gene encoding uncharacterized protein LOC143347186 isoform X4 yields the protein MSKANDDDERRRRSLEAGREMLEKYKAERANKAKSSGHSQTDEASDIESFHNDKSLGHREPYVHEGVSSRDITQSSVSMSEGEADGDLEGLAGRVAQLEELLQGKEAIVEALHAEIDHLRAEASSPNSSQSSIHGRDIISLYHTKLQEFEKAINQRDNLIEELTWSLQQSLSSRDTLVNQLSSMNAIQIPSKSNAGTVNDMDLQEKNDILETTLSDQRSLIQKLTSQLAQIQEHVQMLEMEKETRNAEISDYKLQINNLNEKIRSGAADKNLNIAETLEQQKQYEARVDKIKQDMQHILEKFTAETNMNTTRHQQELKEISAKKEIEIMNIQEKYEDLLKQLKEENKMLADRLNKELPDLETRHAKELSIFQAQMSHYKKTVEALKLELVNRSESQQTAQAEVSQYKSKLNELKVQYEKSRRTQELDHLKAKEMLAEQIKLHKLQLEEMTSKYVAVTAILESKESIERSLEQALTDAATMKVENEGLKFKLDDLSSRYSAAQSLIENSQVHERTLNNKIYDLEKSLSRLSGINISTLSELNETSYQTFDEVAIQYQLTKQKLEEKAELEKLLVNRIDGLENDVRKTKAELDEANLTKKSYEKQLKDMKNMCDKYKSELSLLKKNEPDGQNSLQTIEQNRLSGQSKRDAVSELLYKTEEDQQEIENLKMSLEQKGMELAESTKNIYDLTEKLKKSEEECQDLKNGLAIAWAQCAEVEEKLNQTLASSDSKLDVSTPTSSYSSNLMKQFHLNKTMNASMNTTHDQSTDTNKAFYENNEELDTKKTTLVQAKLAAATEENETLLQELERLKEKLVDYEEVKNKLNRYSMLSEDLSIEKERALEENRILKKKLESIHSIQEFVNQLRADKESLHKEIEALICVHNEQINAIKAETAAEIKKVQTLALSVKGGTTELYDLKAELEMRHAKEMEELRMYFEQKCLLMEKQYSEEIFSQQSKKMSDNDSEVADLTEGLYFGGAGDCLNVSNISERSSRVTSPLGDENLQLNKNNFNSLNKSELEYETTIKALQQELKNRIIEVQDIKLHYEKVLEDQKNRYERDLYDSRGERHEFLRNTVNEHCQTEWDAGALENGELTQLRAAYNHQLEEQVALAKVDIVNALQEQIQALLMVESDAEDNWSSELLELRDKLTNNAKREMQLLKETHTAELCRLKEEHSRNVARMIDRHQEELSKIRVDSGPSYDGKRDSNKILHVDRKILEERNSLSKTCATLKTLVEELIKYFVICEEEVNNTLTIEVLKRQLCDSVSSEKPAQVEEIQKLESQESSTTLNSSQIRIQRVHFAPQTTEIISIINSDTENLPTIMKENDDITEKLKQELNNCIRRLKAESAEILGTTLTTDGDRRSTLAKQITWINKVNEELTLKLHHAESLIVGYQEETEQLKVTILDLQRKLINLENKKEIITEGYGENDEVNSEVTLQDFSQLQEKARHVLSNGGGDSTELLQLIEELCRQSEKLMEDARKEKEDLQQQIEAADKQLKATRRFLDEQASEREVERDETTKQIHILQEQLKDREREKERDLRITSEQTTLSPEPTSDVPVLQASDINIAVEALESQMREMSSLISDTEAKKTETESELKAAVDKIWVLREIITDLEQQLQIKTEKEESLQIQINQLETVIAVQTKNQHELVQELDSIKMGSESKHLNEHISLLQEELKKHKLSSEQFNVNSAALKQMKTELREMQIQLDKRIKDLESAHMCSSNLSLSQPSEDVSIREQIDASRCPTPDDPTLPPMLPLDQLLKLKEKMMKHARAEEVVFKRIKDLEMQVSSLKNQNEDLQAEQEILQQTASEQLFQIEAMRGRLEQHKQNAPFAQRQATSRLELQLHEATTKFESLERIIADKDLELKDMKNQLDRVNQLLQEKEAEIANIVQVEGSTIQKLKEHLEVAEEEKRILQAQVGVQEHAQLELPRLIDSMLADKNEEIDHLKEHLSKKEKQLELYSSLNLDETQLRELARQVDPKNSARTLSDILSLHSECEETTEAIRGMSVNQILPDMSAFKVPSSLMSSKNADESMVPLINTTNMVIQVPPLDLGSHSQSSSATPNQPSVGMELLHSGFESKTSRNSVSMDETDHVLQSRQGNNKIHESPERESDGRNESNNENKLYVTSIKHTQTSINETIKEIENLENQLQTVREELQMKSTILEKRETDLMALQKLYEEQQLEFREVVETLARDKCFYQNQYELSHASESKIKKDLQEIENVLKLKIEEIEEHKNRMQVNQKIIMELNLENTKLKDTEEKAQEQARKFSALLQERIKELQNLRDAIFEKDITIETIQTRNIEIENENKQLYEFKTKYQSSKQEIMECQNEIQRLREGLNNRDQIIRRLEDMARRSSFSGTSSPSNEKDQEIHHLQEYLKEKDKVIRQMSDDSKSLHRALETIQNKMKESGNVVELRRKLKDERKLNAELRDVVEKLSHELSDLKLSAQRLQDDTDIEDMVQRELNLSAHLDRQIMNAIESDAEDNACRVEKHTQHQDYQEGVQRGMELKLQLSQANKINEELKNLKDDLEIERGILKCQIAEYEGRIFQLKSDLAEESKKVAKLDEELSSEKNVIRSLKIQIEKEHRAMKSGHIQDSELIEFLQHKLKTSLDNEAKLRNDLSLLRQEHESLEIQLSLMKDHVQSQKADDLPKLTDLLETERKKYLTLVENFEKAERNNAELRDTVRKLQMEKSRFEKQLEVEVDEKEKLISSLALIEGIKDHLQTDLRRTKEDFKAREKECEWLQKRIKSMSDTENRRQEQSTTEHNELKALRREINNAREVMMDLEADMKQSKREVTESLEREMKLAETLETLRERETDLLKRLSASKDEEQKLRDTIIELQQDLRATIKRESDLSKELKSKFTGEKNVPAKFIQKIKDLSDINEKYANEKSVLQEKLIKAREEKEQLSQRVKLLEAQVKRSRSSQDVNALSPDYVDKLHHFYGKYMRAESRRKALTYQKRYLLTIVGGYQLSEENTLTILSQLTKEQRSYTTMGRNKKSPKVRFKSAALVFVSIHRMKWLILRSSIGKRIGVKTLLWNVDQAFIPVQKVTTNHSPPVREKPTSNGDGGFGEFALEQYYQRLKNIQETLGLAMVECASRQILPE from the exons ATGAGTAAAGCAAATGACGACGATGAGCGTAGACGACGCTCTTTGGAGGCGGGCAGAGAGATG TTGGAAAAATACAAGGCAGAAAGGGCTAACAAAGCTAAAAGCTCAGGCCATAGTCAAACGGACGAAGCATCCGATATAGAATCTTTCCATAATGATAAATCTTTAGGACACAGAGAGCCTTAT GTGCACGAGGGTGTTTCTTCAAGAGATATTACACAAAGTAGTGTTAGTATGAGCGAAGGGGAAGCAGATGGTGATTTGGAAGGTCTAGCAGGAAGGGTAGCTCAATTAGAAGAGTTACTACAGGGAAAAGAGGCCATAGTTGAAGCTTTACATGCAGAGATAGATCACTTAAGAGCAGAGGCTTCGTCTCCAAATTCCTCACAAAGCAGTATACACGGCAGAGATATTATATCCTTGTATCATACAAAG TTGCAAGAATTTGAGAAAGCAATAAATCAACGTGATAACCTGATAGAAGAACTGACATGGTCCTTACAACAGTCATTATCTTCTAGAGATACTCTTGTTAATCAATTGAGTTCTATGAATGCCATACAGATACCCAGCAAGAGTAATGCTGGCACAGTAAATGATATGGATTTGCAAGAAAAG aatgatatcTTAGAAACAACTTTAAGTGATCAAAGGTCGTTAATACAAAAATTGACCAGCCAATTGGCACAAATTCAAGAACACGTACAGATGCTAGAAATGGAGAAAGAAACGCGAAACGCTGAAATCAGTGATTACAAATTGCAAATAAACAATTTGAACGAAAAAATTCGTAGTGGCGCAGCTGACAAAAATTTAAACATTGCTGAGACTTTGGAGCAGCAGAAACAGTATGAGGCGCGCGTTGACAAAATAAAGCAGGACATGCAACATATTCTAGAAAAATTTACGGCCGAAACTAATATGAATACGACGCGTCATCAACAGGAGTTAAAA GAGATATCAGCGAAAAAAGAGATAGAAATTATGAATATTCAGGAGAAGTACGAAGACCTATTGAAACAGTTGAAGGAAGAAAATAAAATGCTGGCTGATCGTTTAAACAAAGAGTTACCCGATTTGGAAACCAGGCATGCCAAAGAGCTTTCAATTTTCCAAGCTCAAATGAGTCACTATAAAAAAACTGTTGAGGCTCTAAAATTAGAATTAGTGAATCGCTCGGAATCTCAGCAAACAGCTCAAGCCGAAGTAAGTCAATACAAATCGAAACTAAATGAGCTAAAAGTGCAATATGAGAAATCACGACGCACGCAAGAGTTGGACCATCTGAAGGCAAAAGAAATGCTTGCCGAGCAAATCAAATTGCATAAACTGCAATTGGAAGAAATGACTTCGAAGTACGTTGCTGTAACTGCAATTCTAGAATCAAAAGAAAGCATAGAACGTTCTTTAGAGCAAGCTTTAACAGACGCTGCGACGATGAAAGTCGAGAATGAAGGTTTGAAGTTCAAACTAGATGACTTGTCGTCGAGATACTCTGCAGCTCAGTCGTTGATCGAGAACAGTCAAGTTCACGAACGAACTTTGAACAACAAAATTTATGACTTGGAAAAATCCTTGTCAAGACTGAGTGGTATAAACATAAGCACGCTGAGCGAATTAAACGAAACCAGTTATCAAACTTTCGACGAAGTGGCGATTCAATATCAATTAACAAAGCAGAAACTCGAAGAGAAAGCAGAGTTGGAGAAGCTTCTAGTTAATCGAATAGATGGCCTCGAAAATGATGTCCGCAAAACGAAAGCGGAGCTAGACGAAGCAAATCTCACTAAAAAGTCATACGAGAAACAGTTGAAGGACATGAAGAATATGTGTGATAAATACAAGTCCGAGCTCAGCCTGTTgaaaaagaatgagccggatggtcaGAATTCTTTACAAACGATTGAGCAGAATAGATTGTCTGGTCAAAGTAAAAGAGATGCTGTCAGTGAATTATTGTATAAAACTGAAGAGGACCAACAGGAGATCGAAAACCTTAAAATGTCACTCGAACAAAAAGGAATGGAACTCGCAGAATCTACGAAAAACATATATGATTTGACGGAAAAGCTTAAGAAGTCGGAGGAGGAGTGTCAAGACCTGAAAAATGGATTGGCCATCGCGTGGGCTCAGTGTGCAGAGGTGGAAGAGAAGTTGAATCAAACATTAGCATCAAGCGACAGCAAACTTGACGTTTCAACGCCAACGTCAAGTTATAGTAGTAATCTAATGAAgcaatttcatttaaataaaacCATGAATGCTTCTATGAACACAACGCACGATCAAAGTACGGACACGAATAAAGCTTTCTACGAGAATAACGAAGAGCTTGACACTAAGAAAACAACGCTTGTGCAAGCGAAGCTTGCAGCGGCGACAGAAGAAAATGAGACATTGTTACAGGAGTTAGAACGTTTGAAGGAAAAACTGGTCGATTATGAGGaagttaaaaacaaattaaaccGTTATTCTATGCTCTCGGAGGATTTGTCTATCGAAAAAGAACGTGCATTGGAAGAAAATAGAATTTTGAAGAAGAAACTGGAAAGCATTCATTCGATACAAGAATTTGTGAATCAATTGAGAGCAGACAAAGAGTCGTTGCACAAAGAGATCGAGGCATTGATTTGCGTTCATAATGAACAGATAAATGCGATAAAAGCTGAAACTGCGGCAGAAATTAAAAAAGTGCAAACATTAGCATTAAGCGTAAAAGGAGGTACTACCGAACTGTATGATTTGAAAGCTGAATTGGAGATGCGCCACGCAAAAGAAATGGAAGAATTACGAATGTACTTCgagcagaaatgtttgctaatggAGAAGCAATATTCTGAAGAAATATTTAGCCAACAATCTAAGAAAATGTCTGATAATGACAGTGAGGTGGCAGATTTAACAGAaggtttatattttggaggtgcTGGCGACTGTTTGAACGTTTCAAACATTTCTGAACGTAGTTCGAGAGTTACTTCTCCATTAGGGGATGAAAATTTGCAgcttaataaaaacaattttaacaGTCTTAATAAGTCTGAGCTTGAATATGAGACAACCATTAAAGCTCTGCAACAAGAATTGAAAAATAGAATAATTGAAGTGCAGGATATAAAATTGCATTATGAAAAAGTTTTAGAAGATCAGAAAAATAGGTATGAAAGAGATCTGTATGATAGCAGGGGAGAGAGGCATGAATTTTTACGAAATACGGTGAATGAG CATTGTCAAACAGAATGGGATGCGGGTGCGTTGGAAAACGGTGAATTAACGCAACTGCGAGCGGCCTACAACCATCAATTGGAAGAACAAGTTGCACTAGCTAAAGTGGATATTGTCAATGCGCTTCAAGAACAAATTCAG GCGCTTTTAATGGTTGAGTCGGACGCAGAGGACAATTGGTCGTCAGAGTTACTAGAATTGCGTGATAAACTTACCAACAATGCAAAACGTGAAATGCAGTTGCTGAAAGAAACACATACTGCAGAACTATGTCGTTTGAAAGAGGAGCATTCGCGTAACGTAGCCAGAATGATTGATCGTCATCAAGAGGAACTGAGTAAAATTAGGGTAGACAGTGGTCCTAGTTATGACGGAAAACGAGATTCCAACAAAATTTTACACGTGGATCGCAAAATTCTTGAAGAAAG AAATAGTTTGAGTAAAACATGTGCCACTCTCAAGACTTTGGTCGAAGAGTTAATAAAGTACTTCGTTATATGCGAAGAAGAAGTAAATAACACTCTTACCATTGAAGTTCTTAAAAGACAATTATGCGATAGTGTTAGTAGCGAAAAGCCTGCTCAGGTTGAGGAAATTCAAAAATTGGAAAGTCAAGAATCTAGCACTACGTTAAATTCTTCGCAGATAAGGATTCAGAGAGTTCATTTCGCTCCGCAAACTACCGAAATAATATCTATAATAAACAGCGATACCGAAAACTTGCCAACTATAATGAAGGAAAATGATGATATTACTGAGAAACTAAAACAAGAATTGAACAATTGCATACGTCGTTTGAAGGCCGAAAGCGCTGAAATTCTCGGTACTACATTGACCACTGATGGTGATCGACGTAGCACACTTGCAAAGCAGATTACATGGATAAATAAAGTGAACGAGGAGCTTACTTTGAAGTTACACCATGCAGAATCCCTGATCGTAGGTTACCAAGAAGAAACGGAGCAACTAAAAGTTACGATCCTTGATCTCCAGAGAAAGTTGATCAACCTggaaaataagaaagaaatcaTAACAGAAGGGTATGGAGAGAACGACGAAGTTAACAGCGAAGTTACGCTGCAGGACTTCTCACAACTACAAGAAAAAG CGAGGCATGTATTATCGAACGGAGGGGGAGACAGTACAGAACTGTTACAACTGATAGAGGAATTGTGCAGGCAAAGTGAGAAATTAATGGAAGATGCAAGAAAAGAGAAAGAAGACCTGCAACAACAG ATCGAGGCAGCAGATAAACAATTAAAAGCAACACGAAGATTCTTGGATGAACAGGCAAGCGAGAGAGAAGTTGAACGAGATGAAACCACGAAGCAAATACATATTTTGCAAGAACAACTTAAAGATCGTGAACGCGAAAAGGAACGGGATCTACGCATCACATCCGAG CAGACTACACTATCACCTGAACCAACGTCAGACGTCCCTGTGCTTCAAGCATCTGACATCAATATAGCT GTGGAGGCTCTAGAGTCTCAGATGCGAGAGATGTCCTCCCTTATATCGGACACAGAGGCCAAAAAAACAGAAACTGAGAGTGAATTGAAAGCAGCTGTCGATAAGATCTGGGTGCTCAGAGAAATCATTACTGATTTGGAACAGCAACTACAAATAAAGACAGAGAAAGAAGAATCATTGCAAATTCAAATAAATCAACTAGAAACAGTGATCGCGGTCCAAACTAAGAACCAACATGAATTGGTACAGGAACTGGATTCGATTAAAATGGGTAGTGAAAGTAAACATCTCAACGAACATATAAGTCTGTTACAG GAGGAATTAAAAAAGCACAAGTTAAGTTCGGAGCAGTTTAACGTCAATTCTGCTGCGTTAAAGCAAATGAAAACAGAACTTCGCGAGATGCAAATACAATTGGACAAGAGGATCAAAGATTTAGAATCTGCTCATATGTGTAGCTCTAATTTGAGTTTGAGTCAACCAAGTGAAGATGTTTCCATCAGAGAACAGATAGATGCGTCGCGTTGTCCTACTCCGGACGATCCTACTTTACCGCCGATGTTGCCTCTCGATCAATTGCTCAAACTCAAGGAGAAAATGATGAAACATGCCAGGGCCGAAGAAGTTGTGTTCAAGAGAATCAAGGATTTAGAAATGCAAGTGTCGTCTCTCAAGAATCAGAACGAGGATCTACAGGCTGAACAAGAGATCTTGCAGCAAACTGCATCCGAACAGTTGTTCCAAATAGAAGCAATGCGTGGCCGATTGGAACAACATAAACAAAATGCCCCGTTTGCTCAAAGACAGGCTACGTCGCGTTTAGAATTGCAACTTCACGAAGCCACTACGAAATTTGAGTCGTTAGAACGAATCATTGCCGACAAAGATTTGGAGTTGAAGGATATGAAGAATCAATTGGACAGAGTTAATCAGCTGTTGCAAGAGAAAGAAGCAGAAATTGCAAATATCGTGCAAGTGGAGGGCTCTACAATCCAAAAATTGAAAGAACATTTGGAAGTTGCCGAGGAAGAAAAGAGAATTTTACAGGCACAGGTCGGTGTCCAAGAACACGCTCAGTTAGAGTTACCACGGTTGATCGATAGTATGTTGGCAGACAAGAACGAAGAAATAGATCATCTGAAGGAACATTTATCCAAAAAAGAGAAACAACTTGAATTATATTCCTCCTTAAATTTGGACGAAACGCAATTACGAGAGTTGGCGCGACAAGTAGACCCAAAAAATAGTGCTCGTACGTTGAGTGATATTTTGTCTCTTCATTCGGAATGCGAAGAAACGACAGAAGCTATTCGAGGGATGAGCGTAAATCAAATACTTCCCGATATGTCTGCTTTCAAAGTTCCTAGTTCACTTATGTCGTCTAAAAACGCAGACGAGTCTATGGTGCCTTTAATTAATACTACTAACATGGTCATACAAGTGCCGCCTCTGGATCTTGGATCTCATTCTCAGAGTTCGTCAGCCACACCTAATCAGCCATCTGTAGGTATGGAATTGTTACATAGTGGATTTGAATCAAAAACTTCCAGGAACAGCGTATCGATGGACGAGACAGATCATGTCTTACAATCGAGACAAGGGAACAACAAGATACATGAGTCCCCAGAAAGGGAATCAGATGGTAGAAATGAAAGCAATAATGAGAACAAATTGTATGTTACATCGATAAAGCATACGCAGACTTCCATTAACGAGACAATTAAGGAAATAGAGAACCTGGAGAATCAATTGCAAACTGTGCGGGAGGAGTTACAGATGAAATCAACGATTCTAGAAAAACGCGAGACAGACTTGATGGCTTTGCAAAAACTTTACGAAGAACAGCAGCTGGAATTCAGGGAAGTGGTCGAGACACTCGCGAGAGACAAATGCTTCTATCAGAACCAATACGAGTTGTCGCATGCGTCCGAAAGtaaaataaagaaagatttGCAGGAAATAGAGAAtgttttaaaattgaaaatcgaaGAGATCGAAGAGCACAAGAATAGAATGCAAGTGAATCAGAAAATTATAATGGAATTAAATTTGGAAAATACAAAACTGAAGGACACGGAAGAAAAGGCACAAGAACAGGCAAGAAAATTCAGTGCTTTGTTACAGGAAAGGATAAAGGAATTACAAAATCTGAGGGACGCGATCTTTGAGAAAGATATCACTATTGAAACTATTCAAACGCGCAACATCGAGATAGAGAACGAGAACAAACAGCTATACGAGTTTAAGACCAAATATCAATCGTCTAAGCAGGAGATCATGGAGTGTCAGAACGAGATTCAGAGACTGAGGGAAGGTCTGAATAATAGAGATCAAATCATCAGACGATTGGAAGATATGGCTAGACGTAGCAGCTTCTCAGGAACATCTTCACCCTCAAATGAGAAGGATCAAGAGATACATCATTTGCAGGAATATTTGAAGGAAAAGGATAAAGTTATACGTCAGATGAGTGACGACAGCAAAAGCTTGCATAGGGCTTTGGAGACGATACAGAACAAAATGAAGGAATCTGGAAACGTGGTGGAATTAAGAAGGAAACTGAAAGACGAACGAAAACTAAACGCTGAATTACGAGACGTGGTAGAAAAGTTGAGCCACGAATTGTCCGACCTAAAATTATCTGCACAACGATTACAGGACGATACTGACATCGAGGACATGGTACAGAGAGAACTGAATTTGTCAGCACACCTAGACAGGCAAATTATGAATGCTATTGAAAGCGACGCAGAGGATAATGCGTGCAGAGTAGAAAAACATACTCAGCACCAAGATTATCAGGAAGGAGTACAAAGAGGTATGGAACTGAAATTGCAATTAAGTCAAGCCAATAAAATCAACGAAGAATTAAAGAATCTGAAAGATGATTTAGAGATCGAGAGAGGAATACTTAAATGTCAAATTGCGGAGTACGAAGGACGGATCTTTCAACTTAAATCAGATTTGGCGGAAGAGTCTAAGAAAGTGGCAAAACTCGACGAAGAACTGTCGTCTGAGAAGAACGTAATCCGATCGTTGAAGATTCAAATTGAGAAGGAGCATAGAGCGATGAAGTCTGGACATATTCAGGACTCGGAGTTGATCGAATTCCTTCAACATAAGCTAAAGACATCTCTGGACAACGAAGCGAAACTTCGCAATGACCTCTCGTTATTACGTCAAGAACACGAAAGTCTGGAAATACAGTTGAGTTTGATGAAAGATCACGTACAGTCTCAGAAAGCGGACGACTTGCCAAAACTGACTGACCTTTTGGAAACCGAGCGGAAGAAATACTTGACCCTCGTGGAAAACTTTGAGAAAGCAGAGCGAAATAATGCGGAATTGAGAGATACCGTAAGGAAATTGCAGATGGAAAAGAGTCGTTTCGAGAAACAGTTAGAAGTGGAAGTAGACGAAAAAGAGAAACTGATAAGTAGCCTGGCTTTGATCGAAGGAATCAAAGACCATCTGCAAACTGATCTCAGGCGTACCAAAGAGGATTTCAAGGCTCGAGAGAAGGAGTGCGAGTGGCTACAAAAAAGGATCAAATCTATGTCCGATACAGAAAATAGAAGACAGGAGCAAAGTACTACCGAACATAATGAGCTTAAGGCATTAAGGAGGGAAATAAATAACGCGAGGGAAGTTATG ATGGATTTAGAGGCTGATATGAAACAATCAAAGAGAGAAGTAACGGAATCCCTTGAACGGGAAATGAAACTAGCTGAAACTTTGGAGACTCTCAGAGAAAGAGAAACAGATTTGCTTAAGAGATTGTCCGCCTCCAAGGACGAAGAGCAGAAGTTAAGAGATACAATAATCGAGTTGCAACAGGATCTGAGAGCGACCATTAAAAGGGAATCAGATCTTTCAAAAGAATTGAAAAGCAAATTTACAGGAGAGAAGAATGTACCTGCCAAATTTATACAGAAAATCAAG GATCTCAGCGATATCAATGAAAAGTACGCGAATGAAAAGAGTGTGCTTCAAGAAAAGCTCATTAAAGCACGGGAAGAGAAGGAGCAACTTAGTCAACGGGTAAAACTACTTGAAGCTCAAGTGAAGCGAAGTAGAAGCTCTCAAGATGTAAACGCATTAAGTCCAGATTATGTGGACAAG TTGCACCACTTCTATGGAAAATATATGCGAGCAGAAAGTAGACGGAAAGCCTTAACGTATCAGAAACGTTATTTATTAACCATAGTAGGCGGTTACCAGCTTTCAGAAGAAAACACGTTAACGATTCTGTCTCAGTTGACTAAAGAACAACGATCTTATACTACCATGGGTCGTAATAAAAAATCGCCGAAAGTACGTTTCAAGAGTGCAGCGCTGGTTTTCGTCAGTATACACAGAATGAAATGGCTGATTTTGAGGTCATCTATCGGCAAACGAATAGGGGTCAAGACGTTATTATGGAATGTGGATCAGGCATTTATACCGGTGCAAAAAGTTACTACGAATCATTCGCCTCCCGTTCGAGAAAAGCCGACATCAAA TGGTGATGGTGGCTTTGGAGAATTTGCGCTTGAACAGTATTATCAACGGTTAAAAAATATTCAAGAGACATTAGGTTTAGCAATGGTAGAGTGTGCGAGTCGTCAGATTCTTCCAGAATAG